A genome region from Setaria italica strain Yugu1 chromosome III, Setaria_italica_v2.0, whole genome shotgun sequence includes the following:
- the LOC101770644 gene encoding uncharacterized protein LOC101770644 produces the protein MSSPPALVSSPAVRQLPPWRPFRRRLVPRLACASRTSCELARGASVRYRQQPQPRLVAAQSHHPPALAAVGSVRRDAETGLALLLLVLAAVMSCFLSLTILSFSACRALHKLETAANKLAKLVAEEAPGTLSLLKLSFLEVNDLTSQLKNLRKSLTISRFGKQASTKASSRT, from the exons GAGCTCTCCACCTGCTCTCGTCTCTTCGCCGGCGGTGAGGCAGCTGCCGCCGTGgcgccctttccgccgccgTCTCGTCCCCAGACTTGCGTGCGCTTCCAGGACCTCCTGCGAGCTAGCACGTGGCGCCAGCGTGCGCTACCgccagcagccgcagccgcgcCTCGTGGCGGCGCAGTCGCATCATCCTCCCGCGCTTGCCGCCGTTGGCTCCGTCCGGAGGGACGCGGAGACGGGGCTCGCCCTACTCCTCCTCGTTCTCGCTGCG GTGATGAGCTGCTTTCTGTCACTGACTATCTTATCGTTTTCAGCATGCAGA GCTCTGCATAAGTTGGAAACGGCAGCAAATAAATTGGCAAAACTAGTTGCAGAAGAGGCACCTGGAACTCTATCTTTACTAAagctgtccttcttggaggtcAATGATTTAACTAGCCAGCTAAAGAACCTTAG GAAGAGTCTCACAATAAGTAGATTTGGGAAGCAGGCTAGTACTAAAGCAAGTTCTCGGACTTGA